A single genomic interval of Megalobrama amblycephala isolate DHTTF-2021 linkage group LG17, ASM1881202v1, whole genome shotgun sequence harbors:
- the LOC125251336 gene encoding polymeric immunoglobulin receptor-like isoform X1 has translation MALPPMLFGVLLYTAGTLSMKTLDHVTVREGETVTIPCLYDSQYKLNPKYWCKGSPWISCTITARANDTGKWTITDYPAQNIFTVKLNNSTSSDSGYYWCAVEINANPDDVKRLYLTVKQAPDVSVVSSSVSGHEGGNVSVQCFYSSRYQNHPKQWCRYKDQRCYTVGRTDTSQSSSVQISDDGRRSFTVLMTGLRLSDSGWFFCSAGDLQVPVQLFVQRDNKSKNTRTLSMKTLGHVTVREGETVTIPCLYDSQYKLNPKYWCKGSPWISCTITARVNDTGKWTITDYPAQNIFTVKLNNSASSDSGYYWCAVEIGTYTNPDDKKRLYLTVKQAPDVSVVSSSVSGHEGGNVSVQCFYSSGYQNKLKQWCRYKDQRCYTVGRTDTSQNPSVQISDDGRSSFTVLMTGLRLSDSGWYWCSAGDLQVPVQLFVQRDNKYKNTTESDKSSDDADPSSSIRENHQTSNDTEVTSSEHRDGIFLLLWTAVPLLLLLMLVLVIWRIIQKCNLPTQGPDVCSETETTVMYEVFKKVKEQQSRPPDQDEVIYRAVKHH, from the exons ATGGCTCTTCCTCCGATGCTCTTTGGTGTATTACTTTACACTGCAG GAACTCTGAGCATGAAGACATTAGATCATGTAACTGTGAGAGAAGGAGAAACTGTTACAATCCCGTGTCTGTATGACAGTCAGTATAAACTGAACCCAAAGTATTGGTGTAAAGGGTCACCTTGGATTTCTTGCACAATCACAGCCCGTGCAAACGATACAGGGAAATGGACAATAACTGATTATCCAGCACAGAATATTTTTACTGTGAAACTAAATAATTCAACATCCTCAGACTCTGGATATTACTGGTGTGCTGTGGAGATTAATGCAAATCCAGATGATGTAAAACGGTTGTATTTAACTGTTAAACAAg CTCCTGATGTGTCTGTGGTGAGCAGCAGTGTATCTGGACATGAAGGTGGTAATGTCAGTGTCCAGTGTTTCTACAGTTCTAGATATCAGAATCATCCCAAACAGTGGTGCAGATATAAAGATCAGAGATGTTACACAGTGGGGAGGACTGACACATCCCAGAGTTCATCAGTCCAGATCAGTGATGATGGGAGAAGATCCTTCACTGTGCTGATGACTGGACTGAGACTCAGTGATTCTGGATGGTTCTTCTGCTCTGCTGGAGATCTGCAGGTTCCTGTTCAACTCTTTGTTCAGAGGGACAATAAATCTAAAAATACAA GAACTCTGAGCATGAAGACATTAGGTCATGTAACTGTGAGAGAAGGAGAAACTGTTACAATCCCGTGTCTGTATGACAGTCAGTATAAACTGAACCCAAAATACTGGTGTAAAGGGTCACCTTGGATTTCTTGCACAATCACAGCCCGTGTAAACGACACAGGGAAATGGACAATAACTGATTATCCAGCACAGAATATTTTTACTGTGAAACTCAACAATTCAGCATCCTCAGACTCTGGATATTACTGGTGTGCTGTGGAGATCGGCACTTATACAAATCCAGATGACAAAAAACGTTTGTATTTAACTGTTAAACAAG CTCCTGATGTGTCTGTGGTGAGCAGCAGTGTATCTGGACATGAAGGTGGTAATGTCAGTGTCCAGTGTTTCTACAGTTCTGGATATCAGAATAAACTCAAACAGTGGTGCAGATATAAAGATCAGAGATGTTACACAGTGGGGAGGACTGACACATCCCAGAATCCATCAGTCCAGATCAGTGATGATGGGAGAAGCTCCTTCACTGTGCTGATGACTGGACTGAGACTCAGTGATTCTGGATGGTACTGGTGCTCTGCTGGAGATCTGCAGGTTCCTGTTCAACTCTTTGTTCAGAgggacaataaatataaaaatacaa CTGAAAGTGATAAAAGCTCTGATGATGCTGATCCTTCTTC CTCTATACGTGAAAACCACCAAACAAGTAATGATACAGAGGTCACCTCATCTGAACACAGGGACGGGATTTTTCTGTTGCTCTGGACTGCTGTGCCGCTACTTCTGCTTCTGATGCTGGTTTTGGTGATCTGGAGGATTATACAAAAATGCA ATTTGCCCACACAAGGACCAGACGTCTGCTCTGAG ACAGAAACCACTGTGATGTATGAGGTCTTCAAGAAAGTAAAGGAACAGCAG AGCCGTCCTCCTGACCAAGATGAAGTGATCTACAGAGCTGTGAAACATCACTAA
- the LOC125251336 gene encoding polymeric immunoglobulin receptor-like isoform X2, which yields MALPPMLFGVLLYTAGTLSMKTLDHVTVREGETVTIPCLYDSQYKLNPKYWCKGSPWISCTITARANDTGKWTITDYPAQNIFTVKLNNSTSSDSGYYWCAVEINANPDDVKRLYLTVKQAPDVSVVSSSVSGHEGGNVSVQCFYSSRYQNHPKQWCRYKDQRCYTVGRTDTSQSSSVQISDDGRRSFTVLMTGLRLSDSGWFFCSAGDLQVPVQLFVQRDNKSKNTRTLSMKTLGHVTVREGETVTIPCLYDSQYKLNPKYWCKGSPWISCTITARVNDTGKWTITDYPAQNIFTVKLNNSASSDSGYYWCAVEIGTYTNPDDKKRLYLTVKQAPDVSVVSSSVSGHEGGNVSVQCFYSSGYQNKLKQWCRYKDQRCYTVGRTDTSQNPSVQISDDGRSSFTVLMTGLRLSDSGWYWCSAGDLQVPVQLFVQRDNKYKNTTESDKSSDDADPSSSIRENHQTSNDTEVTSSEHRDGIFLLLWTAVPLLLLLMLVLVIWRIIQKCNLPTQGPDVCSETETTVMYEVFKKVKEQQVSLCPSIAVLLTKMK from the exons ATGGCTCTTCCTCCGATGCTCTTTGGTGTATTACTTTACACTGCAG GAACTCTGAGCATGAAGACATTAGATCATGTAACTGTGAGAGAAGGAGAAACTGTTACAATCCCGTGTCTGTATGACAGTCAGTATAAACTGAACCCAAAGTATTGGTGTAAAGGGTCACCTTGGATTTCTTGCACAATCACAGCCCGTGCAAACGATACAGGGAAATGGACAATAACTGATTATCCAGCACAGAATATTTTTACTGTGAAACTAAATAATTCAACATCCTCAGACTCTGGATATTACTGGTGTGCTGTGGAGATTAATGCAAATCCAGATGATGTAAAACGGTTGTATTTAACTGTTAAACAAg CTCCTGATGTGTCTGTGGTGAGCAGCAGTGTATCTGGACATGAAGGTGGTAATGTCAGTGTCCAGTGTTTCTACAGTTCTAGATATCAGAATCATCCCAAACAGTGGTGCAGATATAAAGATCAGAGATGTTACACAGTGGGGAGGACTGACACATCCCAGAGTTCATCAGTCCAGATCAGTGATGATGGGAGAAGATCCTTCACTGTGCTGATGACTGGACTGAGACTCAGTGATTCTGGATGGTTCTTCTGCTCTGCTGGAGATCTGCAGGTTCCTGTTCAACTCTTTGTTCAGAGGGACAATAAATCTAAAAATACAA GAACTCTGAGCATGAAGACATTAGGTCATGTAACTGTGAGAGAAGGAGAAACTGTTACAATCCCGTGTCTGTATGACAGTCAGTATAAACTGAACCCAAAATACTGGTGTAAAGGGTCACCTTGGATTTCTTGCACAATCACAGCCCGTGTAAACGACACAGGGAAATGGACAATAACTGATTATCCAGCACAGAATATTTTTACTGTGAAACTCAACAATTCAGCATCCTCAGACTCTGGATATTACTGGTGTGCTGTGGAGATCGGCACTTATACAAATCCAGATGACAAAAAACGTTTGTATTTAACTGTTAAACAAG CTCCTGATGTGTCTGTGGTGAGCAGCAGTGTATCTGGACATGAAGGTGGTAATGTCAGTGTCCAGTGTTTCTACAGTTCTGGATATCAGAATAAACTCAAACAGTGGTGCAGATATAAAGATCAGAGATGTTACACAGTGGGGAGGACTGACACATCCCAGAATCCATCAGTCCAGATCAGTGATGATGGGAGAAGCTCCTTCACTGTGCTGATGACTGGACTGAGACTCAGTGATTCTGGATGGTACTGGTGCTCTGCTGGAGATCTGCAGGTTCCTGTTCAACTCTTTGTTCAGAgggacaataaatataaaaatacaa CTGAAAGTGATAAAAGCTCTGATGATGCTGATCCTTCTTC CTCTATACGTGAAAACCACCAAACAAGTAATGATACAGAGGTCACCTCATCTGAACACAGGGACGGGATTTTTCTGTTGCTCTGGACTGCTGTGCCGCTACTTCTGCTTCTGATGCTGGTTTTGGTGATCTGGAGGATTATACAAAAATGCA ATTTGCCCACACAAGGACCAGACGTCTGCTCTGAG ACAGAAACCACTGTGATGTATGAGGTCTTCAAGAAAGTAAAGGAACAGCAGGTCTCTTTATGCCCAAGCAT AGCCGTCCTCCTGACCAAGATGAAGTGA
- the LOC125251336 gene encoding polymeric immunoglobulin receptor-like isoform X5, protein MALPPMLFGVLLYTAGTLSMKTLDHVTVREGETVTIPCLYDSQYKLNPKYWCKGSPWISCTITARANDTGKWTITDYPAQNIFTVKLNNSTSSDSGYYWCAVEINANPDDVKRLYLTVKQAPDVSVVSSSVSGHEGGNVSVQCFYSSRYQNHPKQWCRYKDQRCYTVGRTDTSQSSSVQISDDGRRSFTVLMTGLRLSDSGWFFCSAGDLQVPVQLFVQRDNKSKNTRTLSMKTLGHVTVREGETVTIPCLYDSQYKLNPKYWCKGSPWISCTITARVNDTGKWTITDYPAQNIFTVKLNNSASSDSGYYWCAVEIGTYTNPDDKKRLYLTVKQAPDVSVVSSSVSGHEGGNVSVQCFYSSGYQNKLKQWCRYKDQRCYTVGRTDTSQNPSVQISDDGRSSFTVLMTGLRLSDSGWYWCSAGDLQVPVQLFVQRDNKYKNTTESDKSSDDADPSSSIRENHQTSNDTEVTSSEHRDGIFLLLWTAVPLLLLLMLVLVIWRIIQKCNLPTQGPDVCSETETTVMYEVFKKSRPPDQDEVIYRAVKHH, encoded by the exons ATGGCTCTTCCTCCGATGCTCTTTGGTGTATTACTTTACACTGCAG GAACTCTGAGCATGAAGACATTAGATCATGTAACTGTGAGAGAAGGAGAAACTGTTACAATCCCGTGTCTGTATGACAGTCAGTATAAACTGAACCCAAAGTATTGGTGTAAAGGGTCACCTTGGATTTCTTGCACAATCACAGCCCGTGCAAACGATACAGGGAAATGGACAATAACTGATTATCCAGCACAGAATATTTTTACTGTGAAACTAAATAATTCAACATCCTCAGACTCTGGATATTACTGGTGTGCTGTGGAGATTAATGCAAATCCAGATGATGTAAAACGGTTGTATTTAACTGTTAAACAAg CTCCTGATGTGTCTGTGGTGAGCAGCAGTGTATCTGGACATGAAGGTGGTAATGTCAGTGTCCAGTGTTTCTACAGTTCTAGATATCAGAATCATCCCAAACAGTGGTGCAGATATAAAGATCAGAGATGTTACACAGTGGGGAGGACTGACACATCCCAGAGTTCATCAGTCCAGATCAGTGATGATGGGAGAAGATCCTTCACTGTGCTGATGACTGGACTGAGACTCAGTGATTCTGGATGGTTCTTCTGCTCTGCTGGAGATCTGCAGGTTCCTGTTCAACTCTTTGTTCAGAGGGACAATAAATCTAAAAATACAA GAACTCTGAGCATGAAGACATTAGGTCATGTAACTGTGAGAGAAGGAGAAACTGTTACAATCCCGTGTCTGTATGACAGTCAGTATAAACTGAACCCAAAATACTGGTGTAAAGGGTCACCTTGGATTTCTTGCACAATCACAGCCCGTGTAAACGACACAGGGAAATGGACAATAACTGATTATCCAGCACAGAATATTTTTACTGTGAAACTCAACAATTCAGCATCCTCAGACTCTGGATATTACTGGTGTGCTGTGGAGATCGGCACTTATACAAATCCAGATGACAAAAAACGTTTGTATTTAACTGTTAAACAAG CTCCTGATGTGTCTGTGGTGAGCAGCAGTGTATCTGGACATGAAGGTGGTAATGTCAGTGTCCAGTGTTTCTACAGTTCTGGATATCAGAATAAACTCAAACAGTGGTGCAGATATAAAGATCAGAGATGTTACACAGTGGGGAGGACTGACACATCCCAGAATCCATCAGTCCAGATCAGTGATGATGGGAGAAGCTCCTTCACTGTGCTGATGACTGGACTGAGACTCAGTGATTCTGGATGGTACTGGTGCTCTGCTGGAGATCTGCAGGTTCCTGTTCAACTCTTTGTTCAGAgggacaataaatataaaaatacaa CTGAAAGTGATAAAAGCTCTGATGATGCTGATCCTTCTTC CTCTATACGTGAAAACCACCAAACAAGTAATGATACAGAGGTCACCTCATCTGAACACAGGGACGGGATTTTTCTGTTGCTCTGGACTGCTGTGCCGCTACTTCTGCTTCTGATGCTGGTTTTGGTGATCTGGAGGATTATACAAAAATGCA ATTTGCCCACACAAGGACCAGACGTCTGCTCTGAG ACAGAAACCACTGTGATGTATGAGGTCTTCAAGAAA AGCCGTCCTCCTGACCAAGATGAAGTGATCTACAGAGCTGTGAAACATCACTAA
- the LOC125251336 gene encoding polymeric immunoglobulin receptor-like isoform X6 produces the protein MALPPMLFGVLLYTAGTLSMKTLDHVTVREGETVTIPCLYDSQYKLNPKYWCKGSPWISCTITARANDTGKWTITDYPAQNIFTVKLNNSTSSDSGYYWCAVEINANPDDVKRLYLTVKQAPDVSVVSSSVSGHEGGNVSVQCFYSSRYQNHPKQWCRYKDQRCYTVGRTDTSQSSSVQISDDGRRSFTVLMTGLRLSDSGWFFCSAGDLQVPVQLFVQRDNKSKNTRTLSMKTLGHVTVREGETVTIPCLYDSQYKLNPKYWCKGSPWISCTITARVNDTGKWTITDYPAQNIFTVKLNNSASSDSGYYWCAVEIGTYTNPDDKKRLYLTVKQAPDVSVVSSSVSGHEGGNVSVQCFYSSGYQNKLKQWCRYKDQRCYTVGRTDTSQNPSVQISDDGRSSFTVLMTGLRLSDSGWYWCSAGDLQVPVQLFVQRDNKYKNTTESDKSSDDADPSSDGIFLLLWTAVPLLLLLMLVLVIWRIIQKCNLPTQGPDVCSETETTVMYEVFKKVKEQQSRPPDQDEVIYRAVKHH, from the exons ATGGCTCTTCCTCCGATGCTCTTTGGTGTATTACTTTACACTGCAG GAACTCTGAGCATGAAGACATTAGATCATGTAACTGTGAGAGAAGGAGAAACTGTTACAATCCCGTGTCTGTATGACAGTCAGTATAAACTGAACCCAAAGTATTGGTGTAAAGGGTCACCTTGGATTTCTTGCACAATCACAGCCCGTGCAAACGATACAGGGAAATGGACAATAACTGATTATCCAGCACAGAATATTTTTACTGTGAAACTAAATAATTCAACATCCTCAGACTCTGGATATTACTGGTGTGCTGTGGAGATTAATGCAAATCCAGATGATGTAAAACGGTTGTATTTAACTGTTAAACAAg CTCCTGATGTGTCTGTGGTGAGCAGCAGTGTATCTGGACATGAAGGTGGTAATGTCAGTGTCCAGTGTTTCTACAGTTCTAGATATCAGAATCATCCCAAACAGTGGTGCAGATATAAAGATCAGAGATGTTACACAGTGGGGAGGACTGACACATCCCAGAGTTCATCAGTCCAGATCAGTGATGATGGGAGAAGATCCTTCACTGTGCTGATGACTGGACTGAGACTCAGTGATTCTGGATGGTTCTTCTGCTCTGCTGGAGATCTGCAGGTTCCTGTTCAACTCTTTGTTCAGAGGGACAATAAATCTAAAAATACAA GAACTCTGAGCATGAAGACATTAGGTCATGTAACTGTGAGAGAAGGAGAAACTGTTACAATCCCGTGTCTGTATGACAGTCAGTATAAACTGAACCCAAAATACTGGTGTAAAGGGTCACCTTGGATTTCTTGCACAATCACAGCCCGTGTAAACGACACAGGGAAATGGACAATAACTGATTATCCAGCACAGAATATTTTTACTGTGAAACTCAACAATTCAGCATCCTCAGACTCTGGATATTACTGGTGTGCTGTGGAGATCGGCACTTATACAAATCCAGATGACAAAAAACGTTTGTATTTAACTGTTAAACAAG CTCCTGATGTGTCTGTGGTGAGCAGCAGTGTATCTGGACATGAAGGTGGTAATGTCAGTGTCCAGTGTTTCTACAGTTCTGGATATCAGAATAAACTCAAACAGTGGTGCAGATATAAAGATCAGAGATGTTACACAGTGGGGAGGACTGACACATCCCAGAATCCATCAGTCCAGATCAGTGATGATGGGAGAAGCTCCTTCACTGTGCTGATGACTGGACTGAGACTCAGTGATTCTGGATGGTACTGGTGCTCTGCTGGAGATCTGCAGGTTCCTGTTCAACTCTTTGTTCAGAgggacaataaatataaaaatacaa CTGAAAGTGATAAAAGCTCTGATGATGCTGATCCTTCTTC GGACGGGATTTTTCTGTTGCTCTGGACTGCTGTGCCGCTACTTCTGCTTCTGATGCTGGTTTTGGTGATCTGGAGGATTATACAAAAATGCA ATTTGCCCACACAAGGACCAGACGTCTGCTCTGAG ACAGAAACCACTGTGATGTATGAGGTCTTCAAGAAAGTAAAGGAACAGCAG AGCCGTCCTCCTGACCAAGATGAAGTGATCTACAGAGCTGTGAAACATCACTAA